Part of the Spiroplasma endosymbiont of Poecilobothrus nobilitatus genome is shown below.
TGTGACCAAAAAAAGTATTTATGAACGCTATCAAAATGGAATGTCTCATATTCCTGAAGATCGTCATAAATATGGTTTAATCTTAGAATTTAATGTAATTGATAATGTTGTTTTACAAAATATTAATCAAAAACCATTTTCAAATTATGGTTTATTAGATAAAGGAGCAATTCAATTATATGCTCAACAAATTGTTAATAAATATGATGTACGCGGTGCAAATTCTGGATTTGCTGTTACACGTAGCTTATCAGGAGGTAATCAGCAAAAATTAGTTATTGGGCGAGAACTATCACGACAACATAATATTTTAGTTGTTGTCCAACCAACAAGGGGCTTGGATGTTGGAGCAATTGAATATATTCATAATAAAATTTTGGAAGAAAAAGTACAAGGGAAAGCAGTCTTATTAGTTTCATATGAATTAGAAGAAATTATGAGTTTAGCTGATCGAATTGTTGTTTTACATAATGGGCGCATTACTGGTGAAGTTACTGGCAATAAAGTTAAACGTGAAGAAATTGGCTTAATGATGGCAGGAAGATATCATAAGAAAGGAATAAAAATTAATGCAAACACAAATTAAAAATTATGGATGATTATTAAAACAAAAAACAAGAATTTTCTTTCGTTCAAATGAATTTAAAACTAAAATGGATTATTTTAATGCATCTATTTGTGCAATTATTGCAGGAGTTCTTCTTAGTTTTATTATTATCGGTGCAAATGCATCAGATCCATTATTATTTTTTAGTTATGTTTTTCAACTAGCTTTTCACCCATTATTAAAAGATTCGACATTAACTTATTGAGCAATTTATATTGTTGCGGGATTATCTGTTGCGGTTGGTTTTAAAGCCGGATTATTTAATATTGGTGTTCCTGGACAAATGTTATTAGCGGGTAGTATGACAATTGTTTTAGGTTTAAAGAATCCAACAATTAGTCAAGGTGCTGGCGTAATTGGAGCTTTATTTATTTCAATTCTTGTTGGTGCAGTGTTAGCAGCAATTGCTGGAGCATTAAAAGCTTATTTTAATATTCATGAAGTTGTTTCAACAATTATGCTAAATTGAATTGTTTGGTATGTTATGAAATGAATGTTTATGAATCCAGCGCATGGGATGTGAAATTCAAATCAAAATTCAACAATTGATATTGTTACAACAGCCCCAAATTTTAATTTAGTATTGAATGGGCAATTATGAATTATTCCGTTTATTATTGCAATGTTATTATTAGGAATAATTATTTTTATTATGAATTATAATGTTTTAGGTTTTCGAATTAAAGCGGCTGGAAAATCAAAAAATGCTTCTTTATACGCTGGAACAAATGTTAAAGCATATACTATTGTTTCAATGGCATTATCAGGTGCTTTAGCAGGCGTGTTAGGAATGTTATATTATATGACACAATCAACAGTATTACAATTTACAACCGATGCATTACCAGTTGTCGGTTTTGATGCAATTACTGTTGCATTAGTTGCTTTTACAAATGGGTTTGCTATTTTACCAATTGCTTTATTATGAGGAATTATTAAAACAGCTGCTTTGCAAGCAACGCAATTACCTGATTTTCAAATGTCAAAACAAATGGGACAATTGATTTTCGGAATTATTATTTATATGTCTGCAATTTCTACATTATTTATTTACTTTAAACCAATCTTTTGATTGCGTCGTTGATGAAATATTCAACACAATGTAGAATGAAAGCAAGAATATAATAAATATCAAAAACAAATTAAGGACTATCAAAAACAAATTAAAAATACGAATAAAATGTATCGAATTAAAATGCAAGAATTAAAAAAACAAGTAACTAAAGAAGAAATTAAAGCATATCGGAATGAAATTAATGATCAATTAACTTTATATGCTGGGAAAATTACCACTTTAAAAACAGAAATTATTTTTTTTGAAAATTTAAAATATAAGGAAGCAACAAAAATTGGACAACGTGGTCTTAAAACAAAATATAAATTAGCAACATTTATTGCCCTTGGTTCGGAATTAGACCATTTTGTGCAAGTGAAAAATGAATATTTATTAAAAAAACAAGAAATTAGTTTTTTAAAAAATAATTATTATCAAGCAGTATGAAAAGTAAAAGGGCGAGCAAAACAAGAATTATTACAGTTTTATAATTTGCCAAAAAAAGAATTGTATGATAAATTATCACATTTACAGTCGCAATATGGTTATTTAGTGCTAAAGCAAGAGGAAACTATTAAAAAATTACGTGAAAGTTATTATCCTGTTTTTAATCAAATTCAACAAAAATATGGAAATGATTTTAAAAGATTGCAAAGAGAAGAAACACTGATTACTAAAAAATTAAATCAAGAAATTAAAACATTAAAATGCCAACAACATCGTGAAATGTATCAATTTAAAATAGCAAATTATCAAAGTGAGAAAAAAATTAAACGGGAATTAAGAATAATTAATAGACAAGTAAAAGCAGATGTTAAGATTCAACAGGAAGTGGCCATGTTAAAACAAAATTTAAAACTGCAATTAAAAGAGATGAAACAACAATTTAATCTTGAATATCAATCTATGCGTAAAAAACATAAAAGAGAGATGCCACACTGGAAAAAGGAATTAAAT
Proteins encoded:
- a CDS encoding ABC transporter permease subunit; the protein is MQTQIKNYGWLLKQKTRIFFRSNEFKTKMDYFNASICAIIAGVLLSFIIIGANASDPLLFFSYVFQLAFHPLLKDSTLTYWAIYIVAGLSVAVGFKAGLFNIGVPGQMLLAGSMTIVLGLKNPTISQGAGVIGALFISILVGAVLAAIAGALKAYFNIHEVVSTIMLNWIVWYVMKWMFMNPAHGMWNSNQNSTIDIVTTAPNFNLVLNGQLWIIPFIIAMLLLGIIIFIMNYNVLGFRIKAAGKSKNASLYAGTNVKAYTIVSMALSGALAGVLGMLYYMTQSTVLQFTTDALPVVGFDAITVALVAFTNGFAILPIALLWGIIKTAALQATQLPDFQMSKQMGQLIFGIIIYMSAISTLFIYFKPIFWLRRWWNIQHNVEWKQEYNKYQKQIKDYQKQIKNTNKMYRIKMQELKKQVTKEEIKAYRNEINDQLTLYAGKITTLKTEIIFFENLKYKEATKIGQRGLKTKYKLATFIALGSELDHFVQVKNEYLLKKQEISFLKNNYYQAVWKVKGRAKQELLQFYNLPKKELYDKLSHLQSQYGYLVLKQEETIKKLRESYYPVFNQIQQKYGNDFKRLQREETLITKKLNQEIKTLKCQQHREMYQFKIANYQSEKKIKRELRIINRQVKADVKIQQEVAMLKQNLKLQLKEMKQQFNLEYQSMRKKHKREMPHWKKELNQKLKHIRKVVSEDNKILKAEYHRQNAAFQMQKGGKK